Genomic DNA from Triticum dicoccoides isolate Atlit2015 ecotype Zavitan chromosome 4B, WEW_v2.0, whole genome shotgun sequence:
TAATTTGCTTCAGAACCAAGTGGAAGAAACAGGTGCAGTACCATGCTAATTTCACTCAATCAAGATTTTTTTCTTCTATACATATGACTCAATCGAAGTTATTTCTTGACTCAATTGAAGTTGAGCAGATTTTTAATCTGAACTTCTAACGGTGCAGGCTATGTTGGCCGAAGGGAGGATAAGGGAGTGGGGAGGAAGCACTGAAACATTGCCGGCGGCGACAAACGGTAGCATAGATAGATGATCAGATGGTTCCTGCATGCAGATTGGACAATGCTATTTATATATACATGGAAAACACATATAGGTAGATTATATAACTAATTAACCTGTACAGAGTGAGATTGATCCAATGTACCTCGACTTCGTCATTGGGGAAATCGGTCTTTTAGGATTTGTTTGGATCGAATAAATGAAAATCAACTACTAATTCCTGTTTAACAAGAATTGGAATTGGGAATCGATTTCAATTCAGGTATATGGGTGGCCACAGAATTGCAAAACCGAATTAGTAGTGAAGTCAAATCTAAGTTTTGTTTGGTTCAGCACTTTGAAGAATTGAGTGCGCAAACACAAACTAATGTATTTCTGTATGTAGGGTTACATATAACATATTACAAGTAAATATAAATGAAATACAAGCACTAGACATGTACCAAATAATGTTATaacatacttcctccgtccgaaaatacttgtcatcaaaatggatgaaaagggatgtatctagaattaaaatatatctagatacatccccttttattcatttttatgacaagtatttccggacggagggagtataatgttatTATATGCATAAATGTGAGGCACATATATTGTGCTTCTTATATTTATACTACAAATTACTATTGATGTTACAATAATGCATTACATATTTCTACGAACTAATTTGTACAATGGATTGTAGTAGTTTTTTCCATTATATTTTATTCTATGTCCACCAGGGCATATATGTACATTTTTTCTTCTTGTTAACACATCATATACTTTATAAATATATAATATATAATCTATTCTAAATATATTTANNNNNNNNNNNNNNNNNNNNNNNNNNNNNNNNNNNNNNNNNNNNNNNNNNNNNNNNNNNNNNNNNNNNNNNNNNNNNNNNNNNNNNNNNNNNNNNNNNNNNNNNNNNNNNNNNNNNNNNNNNNNNNNNNNNNNNNNNNNNNNNNNNNNNNNNNNNNNNNNNNNNNNNNNNNNNNNNNNNNNNNNNNNNNNNNNNNNNNNNNNNNNNNNNNNNNNNNNNNNNNNNNNNNNNNNNNNNNNNNNNNNNNNNNNNNNNNNNNNNNNNNNNNNNNNNNNNNNNNNNNNNNNNNNNNNNNNNNNNNNNNNNNNNNNNNNNNNNNNNNNNNNNNNNNNNNNNNNNNNNNNNNNNNNNNNNNNNNNNNNNNNNNNNNNNNNNNNNNNNNNNNNNNNNNNNNNNNNNNNNNNNNNNNNNNNNNNNNNNNNNNNNNNNNNNNNNNNNNNNNNAAACTGGGCGTGTGTATTGCCAAGCTGAAGCATATGGGATGGCTGGAACGAGCAGCACTGTTCATGATCCGAAAACAGTCACAATTCCAATGACACATTCAGCGGCAGACCTTGGAACAGGGTCATATTGTGGAGTTGTCACAGCAGATCTTGGAACAGGGTCAAATTGTGGAGCTGTCACAGTTCCAAGTTTGCACTTGAGACTAGAGAGTTCAGGCTTTGATCTAGCTAGACATGAGAGGCAGGGGCATCTGCTTGCTTTGTATAGCCAGCCATTTCCCTgtttatgcaaaaataaaataaaaatgccaGGTGTATCTTTTAGTAAATTTTAAAATCAGATTTCCTCATTCAATACTCAAACACATGCACATTTTACAATTGGCCCTTGACATGCATTTAGTTTTGCTCTGTCACTAATGTCGAAAATATAGGCAAGACATAAAAATGGAACTGCATACACACATACAGAAAGGCATTGCTTTCAAACATCAAAATACATTCAACTTTCTTTTTGTATATCGAATATTTACATTGTGCACACAATCATAAAATGAGACTGCCAGCCAAAGGTTTCTCATGCTTGCTATCATGGCAAATTCATATCTAAAGCACAACAGAAAAGATCTCTGTAATTTATGGTATATGATGACTAAACCCTCATTTTTCTGTCTTCTATCTGTCATCTTATGCTGGTATGCCTAACTCTGAACCAAAAAGCCCTCATAGGATATGCCCCATGCTCACAAACTGAAGATGCAAAACCCTACCTCAACTTGGAAAAGAACCTGACCGCTTGATATGATCAAGGGTACCTCTCAAGCCATAGCGTTCAACTGCTCGAATGCCAGCTCGAAACCCATCTCCATATAGGATATGCCCCATGCTCACAAACTGAAGATGCCCCTGCCTCAACTTGGAAAAGAACCTGACCGCTTGATATGATCAAGGGTACCTCTCAAGCCATATCGTTCAACTGCTCGAATGCCAGCTCGAAACCCATCTCCATATATTGCAGAGGGATCTGTTTCGATCTGGTGCTTGAAGAATTCTCCAAGTTTTTTCTCAAAGTCAGTCTTTTCACCCTTTTTCGCCGAGGAAGATGTTGAAGAAGGTGTCGCTGTTGcttctgctgctactgctgcttctGCTGCTACAGCTGCTGCTTCAGATGTGGTTGCAATGCTACTGCTTGAACCTGACACGATTTCAGACTCAAGCCAGAGATGAGCTAGGACCTGacagatgccttcttcaacctctggattACGGATTCGGTATCCTATAAATAAAGAGAAGATATCAATACGTAGATGCAGCAGTGTTTGATGGCACAAAAATAGAAGTATGCATAAGATTCTGCAAAACGAAAATAGACACGTACAATAGTACCTTTAAGTCGAAGGTATGCATGCATCATCTCATGAGCTAGAATATAGCCTGTGAGCAGTCTGCAAGCAATTAATCAGTGGAAATCAAACATACACACATTCGCAACAAAGGACTTCTTAACAGTTTCGTACACTGGTTGCAGAATCAACATCAATCAAACATTAGCATCAACTGTGCTCAGTTCAGAAAATGTACGAAAATAACTAAATTTACCTTGGCAAAGCATATAGTACAAGAATTGCAGTCACTTCACACCGCCGAACTAGTTTGTATGGTGCTGTAGAAATGTCTATCATTTTGCTTCCTGGTCCAATTATTGGTCGTCTCGATATCTGTGTAGTGTATGTTAATTTACCATGAATTCTCATAAGTATGAAGGTGACATACAAGAAAATGTTGTAAGAACTTACCATTCTGACAATTTGCTCTTCCGATAGGCAGAGACCCCTGGTTTCAGGAAGGTGATGCCCCTAATCAAGCAGGTTAAAAAATTAGTTAATCAACATACATTACAAAATGGTGAATATCATATCACTTACCATTTTCTCTACTTCCCTGGCTTCATTTAAACCTTGACGTTCAACCAAAAGCAAGGGGATCTGTTGCTCTACTTTCATGTTCAAACCCTCATAGAATTCCTGGATATCAATGTATACTGGTTGGCACTCGTCTGTGTCCATTATTGAAGTATATAGACACTCCAAGCAGAGCTTCCGGCCATCATCTAATGTTATGTACTTGATATCCTTTGGCTGGGGTTGATGATAAAAAATGGAAGATGCCAAATTCATTAAATCAATCAAATGTGAATATTTGCACTATGAATTGAAGCAGCTGTAACTGAACTAAACTGCCAGTTAATTTCTGATTGGTATAGCCATAACCCTAACCTCCATTCGTTCACAACTGCAACACCTAGGAGTACCGTCATTGTCATGCGAAGGACAATACTTCTGCATCCAGAAAGGATGGGCCCGGTATTCAATTAAACCATTTTTATTTGTTCGAATCTGGTCACAAAAATACAATCAGCACATTTCAACAGATAAATTAAAAATTAGGCACCACCAAATACTCAAGCTCACTCATAAACTTGAAACACCGGTTGCTTACAAAGTTCTTGCAAACATCACATTTTGGATGAAAATTCTCCTTGTAGCAGGTACTGTGGTATGGATGATCTTCATGTACTGCAAACTTGCCAACAGAAAGGCTGACATTATAATTTTATCACAAGTTGAAGTATGTTAAATCAAATGTGTTAGTTTTTGTACCTCAGAGTCTGATATTGGCTCACTGCAAGCTGAGCACCTGAAGCACCGAGGGTGCCAAACAGAATCCATACAACTGAGAAACTGTCCATGTCCAAGTGGAGTTTTACATCCAGCACAAACCCTACATGAGTCATATGGTGCACCATATCTattaaaaatgcaaaacaaagaagcTCCTGGCGAAAACAAATGGAGACAGAACCAAATAATTCTACCATCTTATAATAGAGTAGAGTTCTGAGAACCCAAGGTTTCCACTATTTTACTCTACAGTAAGGGTATTAGAACTCGAGGAGACAACTGATTTCATATGGCAGGTATAAGAGTGTGACTTAACAATGGCAGCATGCAAAGAGAGAATTGTTTCATAACTTAAAGGTAAGCGGAAGATATATGTCACTATGCAGTTAAATTTCGAAAAGACTATCTGACTACCAAAAGTATTTAAATTTGTCACCTGTAACAATATTGCTACCTTTTTGCAAAAATTATTTCATTCACTAtaaatttttatattttttactaacATACTTGGATATGGATGGTCAAAGGTCTCTATCGAGACCACATTTATGCCGGAAACAAGTAATGGAATGAAGGTAACTAATACATAATACTTCCGGGACAACGCATATGTTTACATTGTTTACCCATAATCAACCCAACCAACAAGACAGTGCATACGCTCCTAACACTAATCAATTGTTCCTAATCGGGAAAGTTTCGCTGTATAGCAGTCAACTGGATTACCTGCATCCACCGGTAAGCCTCAACATTACCCAAGTCTTTCCGAGCTTACACTTTTACAACCCATACACTTGGAATAAAATGTGAAACTATACTAGTGGTCATTATTGCATGAACGATTTTTCAGTGGAGTATAAACTCAATTTGAAACATAAATATTGATCCCCGGTCCCAATCACATCCTGATCTTGGACTGAGCAGTATGATTTAGATCAGGAATTTAGATAAGGTTTCTGCTGTTTCTATATTGTATAAAGCAGGTTGCAGAGTATGAACCACACATTCACAAGCCTGATGAACAGAATGCCCTAGTATTCGTTGTCATCCCACAGGCATGTACCTTCTCATATCATGCTATGAAGCTGGTCATGAATCAATGGCCTAATGCTATTTTATTACATGTCCTGAATTTTGCTTCATCCCCCAAGTTGATGATACATGAGGTTAAACATCCAAAATCATATTCGTTCTCACCTTTTGTGAGATCAACAAGTTACAGCAatggatgtaagtgaagcacatctCAACCAAATATATATGCATGTGTTTTTTTTGCTATAAAATCGATTAGTTAGAAAAACCAACACACTAGATTGTTATTCACTGTTTCACACTAATGCAACATGCAATGCAAGCGCCACTCAGTGGTGTCAAGTGTCAACGAAAGAAAAACAAACTTTTCCAAGTCCACAAGCTAAATTATCGTGAAACTAGAGATGAATCATAATGTACTATTATAACAAATACCTCGATCTACTTGATGGCAAGATATCTGGCAGTAGGCTAGTTGCTGGAGTACTATCTGAGTGAACTCCCCCCACCGGAATTTTCTGACGAAGAGGATGCTTATCTTTCAAACTTTCTTGCAGAGCCCGTGCaagctcttcatcttcttctaaatGATCATCAGTATCTGGTTCATAAGTAAAAGCAAATGACAAAAACATTAAAAATATTCTTTCTATCAACTTTACATATTTGGACATGCTCATTAACCTAGAACTGCTATTCCAAACTAAGAAACTTTAATGACACATGCAACCAGGTAAAAGAATCTCTAAACTAGAGATTATCAAAACTGGTTTAGTTGGGATAATACAAACCAATGGCCTTTCCCTTCCTTTGACCTTCCTCTGATAAGGATAATGCAATAGCACGATCTATGTCTTCATTGTCACTGGCATGTGTACCCTACAGTACAATTGGAACCAAATTAGCAACAGTCAAGTAAATAAAG
This window encodes:
- the LOC119295025 gene encoding protein DA1-related 1-like, with the translated sequence MQKYCPSHDNDGTPRCCSCERMEPKDIKYITLDDGRKLCLECLYTSIMDTDECQPVYIDIQEFYEGLNMKVEQQIPLLLVERQGLNEAREVEKMGHHLPETRGLCLSEEQIVRMISRRPIIGPGSKMIDISTAPYKLVRRCEVTAILVLYALPRLLTGYILAHEMMHAYLRLKGYRIRNPEVEEGICQVLAHLWLESEIVSGSSSSIATTSEAAAVAAEAAVAAEATATPSSTSSSAKKGEKTDFEKKLGEFFKHQIETDPSAIYGDGFRAGIRAVERYGLRGTLDHIKRSGSFPS